GCGCGTGGCCGAAGATCGTCAGATACAGCAATGCGGTGATAACCGGTGCGAGCACCGTCTGGAACGCGACCTTCCAGAAGCGCAGCAATTCCTTGTAGAACAGAGTACGGAAACCGTTCATGCCAACCCCTCGACCACTTCCGGCCCGTTCATCACCTGCATGAACACGTCTTCGAGGTCGGCCTTGCGGACCTCGATTTCATCGAACGTGCAACCCGCCGTGCGGCATTGCGCGAGGATGCGTTCCACGTCGTCGTAGCTCGACAGGCGCAGCAGATGTTGACGTCCGTTGACATTGGTGGGGTCGACTTCGAGCGCCCGCAATTCGGCGGGCAGCACACCCTGCGCGAAACGGATGAACAGTTGCGTGCCCGCGAAACGTTCGAGCAGCGTGCTCGTACGCTCCAGCGCGACGACTTCACCCCGCCGTAGCATCGCAATGCGATCGCACAGCGATTCGGCTTCTTCCAGATAGTGCGTGGTCAGCACGATCGTGTGCCCTTCGCGATTCAGGCGCGAGATGAATTTCCACAGCGTCTGGCGCAGCTCAACGTCGACGCCTGCTGTCGGCTCGTCGAGCACGATCACAGGCGGCCGGTGCACCAGCGCCTGCGCGACCAGCACGCGACGCTTCATCCCGCCCGACAGCGCACGCATGTTCGCGTCGGCTTTTTCGGTGAGATCGAGATTGGCCATCACTTCGTCGATCCAGTCGTCGTTCTTGCGCAGGCCGAAGTAGCCCGACTGGATGCGCAGCGTCTCGCGCACGGTGAAGAACGGATCGAACACGAGTTCCTGCGGCACGACGCCGAGCGCGCGGCGCGCGAGACGGAAGTCGTCGACGACATGGTGGCCGTGAACCGTGATGCTGCCTTCATCGGCGCGGGCGAGGCCGGCGAGGATGCTGATGAGCGTCGTCTTGCCGGCGCCGTTCGGACCGAGCAGCCCGAAGAATTCGCCTTGTTCGACGGTGAAGCTGACGCCTTTGAGCGCTTGCAGATCTTTGTAGCGCTTCCTGACGTTACGAATTTCAATCGCTGACATGACTGTGCGCCGTCAAAGTGGACAGCGCCTGATAGATCGCCCGGCAAGGGCGCGAAAGCATGGGGGAAACGAAATTGGGGCCGGGTGCAAAAGACCGCTTGCGCTGCTGCTGCAACCACTACGGCCGTTTCCGCGATGCGGGATGAAACGGCCACGCGCCAAAAAACGTTTGATTATAGGGCAAAAGTCGAACCGGCCGACTTGCCTTGGGAGAACGTGAGCCAGCGCAAAGCGTGAAACGCAGCGCGAAGCTCACTGACGCGTGAGCGTCAATGTCGTACGGTGATCAGGGTATCGACGCCGTAGGCTTGCGCGAGACTGGAGAGCCCCGCAGGGAGGTTGACGACGACGAGCGGTGTGCCGCGTGCGCTCGCCGCGCGCTGCCATGCGAGCAGCACGGCCAGCGCCGACGAATCGAATTGCGTGAGTGCCGCGCAGTCGACCGCCGTCGCGCCGCCGCCGATGCGCGCGAGACCCGCCGCGAGCGCGGCCTTCGCGCTCGCGTGGGTCAAGGTGCTGCCGGTTTCGAACGTGTTGACGGACGTGCTTACCGGCGCGCTGACAAAGTTGTTCACGACTGTTTGCCGTTCGCGAGTTGCTGGTTGCGTGCCGTCAGGAACTGGATCAGGCCGTCGACGCCGCTCTTCTGGATCTGTTCGTTGAACTGCTGCTGGTACGCCTGGATCAGCCATGCGCCGAGCACGTTCAGGTCATACACGCGCCAGCCTTGCGGCGTCTTGTACAGACGGTAGTCGAGTTCGACGGGCGAGCCGTTGTTCATCACGACCGAGCGGACCACCACGTCGGTGTCATCCGGGTTCGCGCGGAACGGCTTGTACTGGATTTCCTGGTCCTTCACCTGAGCCAGCGCGCCAGAATACGTACGGATCAGCAGATTCTTGAACTGCTCGACAACGGCATTCTGCTGCTCCGGCGTCGCCGTGCGCCAGTTGCGGCCCATTGCGAGTTGCGTCGTGCGGCGGAAGTCCGTGTACGGAAGAATCTTCTCGTTCACGAGCTTCGTGACAGCATTGATGTTGCCGCTCTGGATCGTCTTGTCGGCGCGCACGGCGTCGATCACCTGCTGCGTGACGGTCTTGACCATCGCGTCGGGATTGCTGCTATCGACGGCTTGTGCGGATGCCGCGCCGCTGAACGCAAAGAGAGCTGCAATAAACGGGATAAAGAAGAAGAATTTTTTCATTTCCAGTCCTGCAAAAAAATTTAGCTTAGGTTGGAGGCGACGATATCACGCGAGTTCAGCCGTCATCCACGCCCAAACTGCGAGAATCGTATCCGAGTGTTACGACAGACGGATACGCCACTCGCATTTGTTATGCCTCAGCGCAGCTTCAGCGACGGGTAGCCGAAGTGCGCCGGCGGCACGATCTGACCACCGGGGACGGTCGGCGGCGCATCGGTGCCCGACGCCGGCTGAGCTGCGCCCGCTGGCTCGTTCGAAGACGCACCCGAAGCCGCCTCCGGCGCCGAAGCCGGCGTGGGTGCGGGCGCAGTTGCCGCGCCGCCATCCACGTCTTCGTATTTCGGCAGCGGTGCTTCGTTGCCGTAGTCCGGCAGCCCCGTCGACGCATTGCCGCCCGTCAGCAGATAGCGGCGGCGCTGAAGATATGCGTTACGCACAAACGAGTATTTGTCGAGCGCCGCGCCTTCGAGCACGTCGCTTGCGTTCAGCAGGTTCGCGCGCGTGTTGACCACGTTCAGACCGTAGAGCGCCCAGCTCACGCTGTCCGGCTTCACGTACGTGAGCGGATTGATGAAGTAGTTGCCCACCATGCCCACGCCGTCGCGCACCGTGCTCGGCCCGAACAGCGGCAGCACCAGATACGGACCGGGCGGCACGCCATAGTGACCGAGCGTCAGGCCGAGGTCGTTGTCGTGCTTCGGCAGCTTCGCGAGCGTCGCGACGTCGAACAGGCCACCGACACCGAAGATCGTGTTGATCACGATACGCATGATGTCCGATACACCATCGGCGATCTTCAGCTGCAGCAGGTTGTTCGCGGCGATGTACACGTCGCCGATGTTCGAGAAGAAGTTCGTGACGCTGTCACGCACCGGTTGCGGCGTGACAAACACGTAGCCCTTCGCGACCGGCTTCAATGCGTACTTGTCGAGCGTGTCGTTGAAGGTGAAGACCGTACGGTTGAAGCCCTCGATCGGATCTTCCTTCGTCGGGTTCTGAACGGTTGCGCAACCCGCCAGCGCTGCCACCGCCAGCGTGATCCCCGCGACACGTAAGCGTGTCGTGTTCATTGTTATTCTCCTTATTGGCCGGATGCACCCGAAGCGGCTGCAGCCGGAGCTGCAGGAGCCGGCTCTGCCGGCGCAGGCGCCGCTGCAGATGCACCAGGTTTGGCAGCGCCCGAATCCGCTGCCTTGCTATACAGGAACTGCCCGATCAGATTCTCCAGGACGATGGCCGATTGGGTCATCGTGATCGTGTCGCCGGCTTTCAGCATTTCGCTGTCGCCACCCGGCTCAAGACCGATGTACTGCTCACCCAACAGGCCCGACGTCAGAATCTTCGCGGACGTGTCTTTCGGAAATTGATATTGCTTGTCGAGATCGAGTGTCACGACGGCCTGATACGAATTGCTGTCGAAGCCGATCGATTCGACGCGGCCCACCGTCACGCCCGCGCTCTTCACGGGCGCGCGCGCCTTGAGGCCGCCGATATTGTCGAACTTCAGCTTGACCGGGTACGTCGCCTGAAACGACAGCGAGCTCATGTTGCCGGCCTTCAGCGCGAGGAACAGCAACGCGATGAAGCCGAGCACCACGAACAGACCTACCCAGAAATCGAGAGCAGTTTTTTTCATCGTCATCCCAAAGAGAATCTATGCCGCTGCGGCGCGAGCGCTGCGCGGCGCACCGCGCGAAGCTTGGCTCGCCACCGCCTAGCTGAACATCAGCGCGGTCAGCAGGAAATCGAGACCGAGCACGGCCAGCGACGCGTAGACAACCGTCTTGGTCGTCGCCCGCGACACGCCTTCCGGCGTGGGCTTCGCTTCGTAGCCCTGGTAGAGCGCGATGAACGTCACCGCGAAGCCGAAC
The DNA window shown above is from Paraburkholderia sp. PGU19 and carries:
- the mlaD gene encoding outer membrane lipid asymmetry maintenance protein MlaD codes for the protein MKKTALDFWVGLFVVLGFIALLFLALKAGNMSSLSFQATYPVKLKFDNIGGLKARAPVKSAGVTVGRVESIGFDSNSYQAVVTLDLDKQYQFPKDTSAKILTSGLLGEQYIGLEPGGDSEMLKAGDTITMTQSAIVLENLIGQFLYSKAADSGAAKPGASAAAPAPAEPAPAAPAAAASGASGQ
- a CDS encoding VacJ family lipoprotein, giving the protein MNTTRLRVAGITLAVAALAGCATVQNPTKEDPIEGFNRTVFTFNDTLDKYALKPVAKGYVFVTPQPVRDSVTNFFSNIGDVYIAANNLLQLKIADGVSDIMRIVINTIFGVGGLFDVATLAKLPKHDNDLGLTLGHYGVPPGPYLVLPLFGPSTVRDGVGMVGNYFINPLTYVKPDSVSWALYGLNVVNTRANLLNASDVLEGAALDKYSFVRNAYLQRRRYLLTGGNASTGLPDYGNEAPLPKYEDVDGGAATAPAPTPASAPEAASGASSNEPAGAAQPASGTDAPPTVPGGQIVPPAHFGYPSLKLR
- a CDS encoding STAS domain-containing protein produces the protein MNNFVSAPVSTSVNTFETGSTLTHASAKAALAAGLARIGGGATAVDCAALTQFDSSALAVLLAWQRAASARGTPLVVVNLPAGLSSLAQAYGVDTLITVRH
- a CDS encoding ABC transporter ATP-binding protein, with amino-acid sequence MSAIEIRNVRKRYKDLQALKGVSFTVEQGEFFGLLGPNGAGKTTLISILAGLARADEGSITVHGHHVVDDFRLARRALGVVPQELVFDPFFTVRETLRIQSGYFGLRKNDDWIDEVMANLDLTEKADANMRALSGGMKRRVLVAQALVHRPPVIVLDEPTAGVDVELRQTLWKFISRLNREGHTIVLTTHYLEEAESLCDRIAMLRRGEVVALERTSTLLERFAGTQLFIRFAQGVLPAELRALEVDPTNVNGRQHLLRLSSYDDVERILAQCRTAGCTFDEIEVRKADLEDVFMQVMNGPEVVEGLA
- a CDS encoding ABC transporter substrate-binding protein, with amino-acid sequence MKKFFFFIPFIAALFAFSGAASAQAVDSSNPDAMVKTVTQQVIDAVRADKTIQSGNINAVTKLVNEKILPYTDFRRTTQLAMGRNWRTATPEQQNAVVEQFKNLLIRTYSGALAQVKDQEIQYKPFRANPDDTDVVVRSVVMNNGSPVELDYRLYKTPQGWRVYDLNVLGAWLIQAYQQQFNEQIQKSGVDGLIQFLTARNQQLANGKQS